A region from the Excalfactoria chinensis isolate bCotChi1 chromosome 24, bCotChi1.hap2, whole genome shotgun sequence genome encodes:
- the DUSP3 gene encoding dual specificity protein phosphatase 3, with translation MSDYRISVEELNDLLANGSGCYSLPSAHSNEVVPRIHVGNAFIAKNIMKLQRLGITHVLNAAEGKSFMHVNTNAEFYEGTGITYHGIKANDTQEFNLSRYFEEAADFIEKALAQKDGQVFVHCREGYSRSPTLVIAYLMLRQNMDVKSALVTVRQKREIGPNDGFLRQLCQLNEQLVKEGKVKP, from the exons ATGTCCGATTACCGAATCTCGGTAGAGGAGCTGAACGATCTCCTGGCGAACGGCAGCGGTTGTTACAGCCTGCCCAGCGCTCACAGCAACGAGGTGGTGCCGCGCATCCACGTGGGGAACGC GTTCATAGCCAAGAACATTATGAAGCTGCAGCGCCTGGGGATAACCCATGTTCTGAatgcagcagaggggaagtcaTTCATGCATGTGAACACTAACGCAGAGTTCTATGAAGGCACAGGCATCACATACCATGGCATTAAAGCTAACGATACGCAGGAGTTTAACCTCAGTCGATATTTTGAGGAGGCAGCTGATTTTATTGAGAAAGCACTTGCCCAGAAGGATG GACAAGTGTTTGTGCATTGCCGTGAGGGCTACAGCCGTTCTCCTACGCTGGTCATCGCCTACCTCATGCTTCGCCAGAACATGGATGTCAAGTCTGCTTTGGTCACTGTCCGGCAAAAGAGAGAGATTGGCCCCAATGATGGCTTTCTAAGGCAGCTTTGTCAGCTAAACGAGCAGTTAGTGAAGGAAGGCAAAGTGAAGCCCTGA